The following proteins are encoded in a genomic region of Bacteroides sp.:
- a CDS encoding aldose epimerase family protein, with translation MILDNAIFGNLADGRTAQLFTLETSGGLRISITNYGGIITSIRMPDRHGQPDEITAGFPSLQAYLEEHPYFGAITGRYANRIANGRFELDAKTWQLPLNSPPSHLHGGPGGFHTRLWDYSIDQKADEISLRLHYLSPHLEEGYPGNLEAMVTYTLKESGELLITYEARTDAPTHLNLTNHAYFNLGGFRDKIFDHQLMVDANHYLELNESLLPTGKLIPVQGTPYDYRPGQAPMSLIREPMDYCFVLNHGHSLDRPAAILHHPQTGRGLSLYCTQPGIQVYSANFLDGSLKGHGSIAYGQHQAVCLETQHFPDSPNHPEFPSTLLRPGETYLHQSRFVFETE, from the coding sequence ATGATTCTGGACAACGCTATTTTTGGAAATCTGGCTGATGGACGAACCGCTCAATTGTTTACCCTTGAGACCTCCGGGGGGCTCAGGATAAGCATCACCAATTATGGCGGCATCATCACTTCCATCCGGATGCCTGATCGCCATGGCCAACCCGATGAAATTACAGCGGGATTCCCTTCGTTGCAAGCTTATTTGGAAGAGCATCCCTATTTTGGGGCCATTACGGGCCGCTATGCCAATCGCATTGCCAATGGACGCTTTGAGCTGGATGCCAAGACCTGGCAGTTGCCGCTGAACAGCCCTCCAAGTCACCTACACGGGGGCCCCGGCGGCTTTCATACCCGCCTTTGGGATTACAGCATTGATCAAAAGGCGGATGAAATAAGCCTGCGCCTGCATTATCTCAGCCCCCACCTGGAAGAAGGATATCCGGGAAATCTTGAAGCAATGGTAACCTATACCCTGAAGGAATCCGGCGAGCTGTTGATCACCTATGAAGCCCGGACGGATGCGCCAACACACCTGAACCTGACCAACCACGCCTATTTTAACCTGGGGGGATTTCGCGACAAGATCTTCGACCACCAGCTGATGGTGGACGCCAACCATTATCTTGAACTCAATGAAAGCCTTCTTCCCACCGGAAAGTTGATACCGGTGCAGGGCACCCCTTACGATTACCGCCCAGGGCAGGCCCCGATGAGCCTGATCCGTGAGCCAATGGACTATTGCTTTGTGCTGAATCACGGCCACAGCCTCGATCGCCCGGCGGCCATACTTCATCATCCCCAAACCGGCCGCGGGCTCAGCCTTTATTGTACACAGCCCGGCATTCAGGTTTATTCTGCAAACTTCCTTGACGGAAGCCTCAAAGGACACGGGAGCATCGCCTACGGCCAGCACCAGGCGGTTTGCCTCGAGACCCAGCATTTCCCCGATTCGCCAAATCACCCGGAATTCCCCTCTACCCTGCTCAGGCCCGGAGAGACCTATCTCCACCAGAGCCGGTTTGTATTTGAGACAGAATAG
- a CDS encoding Gfo/Idh/MocA family oxidoreductase has product MSTPVRWGIIGPGNIARKFAEDLMLVEGAVLQGVASRDAGKARQFAETFGAVSSYGSYEALVKDPEVDIVYVATPHVFHYPHAMLCLQYGKAVLCEKPFGMNAREVEGMLAEAKARDLFIMEAFWTRFIPGIIRMQEIIQSGAIGEIEYIRSDFGFLGDPDPQKRVYNKSLGGGSMMDIGIYPVYLALLLLGVPDKIQAIARLAHTGVDSLCAMLFDYAGGPKAILESTVLATTPTEALIVGSKGSLTLHKSFHHTEKISLNLNGQAPEIIEEKYTGNGYFHEIVEVMECLRQVRKESPKMSHAMSLDLIRTLDRVRKEIGLLYVQDDPV; this is encoded by the coding sequence ATGAGCACACCGGTTCGCTGGGGGATTATTGGCCCCGGCAACATCGCCCGAAAATTTGCAGAGGACTTAATGCTGGTGGAAGGGGCTGTGCTGCAAGGCGTTGCCTCGCGCGATGCCGGAAAAGCCCGCCAATTTGCTGAGACCTTCGGGGCGGTCAGCTCCTATGGAAGCTACGAGGCGCTTGTTAAAGACCCGGAGGTAGACATTGTTTATGTGGCCACCCCCCACGTGTTTCATTATCCCCATGCAATGCTGTGCCTTCAATACGGCAAGGCGGTATTGTGTGAGAAGCCCTTCGGGATGAATGCCCGGGAGGTGGAGGGGATGCTGGCAGAGGCCAAAGCACGCGACCTGTTTATCATGGAAGCTTTCTGGACCCGCTTCATTCCCGGAATCATCCGGATGCAGGAGATCATTCAGTCGGGCGCCATCGGCGAGATTGAATACATCCGGTCCGATTTTGGGTTCCTGGGCGACCCCGATCCGCAAAAGCGGGTGTACAACAAGTCTTTGGGTGGGGGCTCGATGATGGACATTGGCATTTATCCCGTTTACCTGGCCTTGCTGTTGCTGGGCGTACCTGACAAAATTCAGGCCATCGCCCGCCTGGCTCATACAGGGGTCGACAGCCTGTGCGCCATGCTCTTTGACTATGCCGGCGGGCCAAAGGCCATCCTGGAATCAACCGTTCTGGCCACCACCCCCACCGAAGCCCTGATCGTGGGGAGCAAGGGCTCTCTGACCTTACACAAGAGTTTTCATCATACCGAAAAGATCAGTCTGAATCTGAACGGCCAGGCCCCCGAAATCATAGAAGAAAAATATACAGGCAACGGTTATTTTCATGAAATTGTGGAAGTTATGGAATGCCTGCGCCAGGTCAGGAAGGAAAGCCCGAAGATGTCACACGCGATGAGCCTTGACCTGATCCGGACGCTGGACCGGGTAAGGAAGGAGATCGGGCTGTTATATGTGCAGGATGATCCGGTTTAG
- a CDS encoding DUF6266 family protein — protein MAYSKEGVLANFKGRLGKMVVYQMNGKTVVRSMPTRKGGQVSPKLKESQGHFAKVMSVMAAVKPFIRIGFNDLAEGKFVFQRALSENLIRYKESENPDFFDWLLVSKGERAGAMDLNVQVLGNEAKVSWGDAKAGMPWDKNDHVLLLALNTVTLEETDNLKAGIRSKGQASLKLPTAEAGQPVLVFIAFYDLAGAAVKADPANISNSQAVKA, from the coding sequence ATGGCATATTCAAAGGAAGGCGTATTAGCTAATTTCAAGGGCCGCCTGGGGAAAATGGTGGTTTATCAAATGAATGGCAAGACCGTTGTACGGAGCATGCCCACGCGTAAAGGGGGCCAGGTCTCACCCAAGCTCAAGGAGTCCCAGGGTCATTTTGCCAAAGTAATGTCGGTGATGGCAGCCGTGAAGCCTTTCATCCGCATTGGTTTCAATGACCTGGCAGAAGGAAAGTTCGTGTTTCAGCGGGCCCTCTCGGAGAACCTGATCCGCTACAAGGAATCAGAGAATCCCGATTTCTTTGATTGGCTGCTGGTAAGTAAGGGCGAGCGGGCCGGTGCAATGGACCTGAACGTTCAGGTGCTGGGCAACGAGGCCAAAGTGAGCTGGGGCGATGCTAAAGCAGGCATGCCCTGGGACAAGAACGACCACGTGCTATTGCTGGCCCTCAACACAGTGACCCTGGAGGAAACCGACAACCTGAAAGCAGGCATCCGAAGCAAGGGACAGGCCAGCCTGAAGCTGCCCACAGCCGAAGCCGGACAGCCCGTGCTGGTATTTATTGCTTTTTACGACCTGGCCGGGGCTGCCGTTAAAGCTGATCCCGCGAATATCTCCAACTCGCAGGCAGTGAAGGCCTGA
- the gltX gene encoding glutamate--tRNA ligase has translation MSKVRVRFAPSPTGPLHMGGVRTALYNYLFAKKHGGDFLLRIEDTDQNRYVPGAEEYIMESLRWCGIHWDEGPEKGGPLGPYRQSERKDLYRQYAMQLIESGKAYYAFDTPEELEAMRQRIETEKSGNPQYDSRSRLSMKNSLTLTEEEIAQRIASGENYVIRIKTPEDEEIVLEDLIRGTVKVHSWQLDDKVLFKSDGMPTYHLANVVDDYLMKITHVIRGEEWLPSAPLHVLLYRSLGWEAQMPRFAHLPLLLKPDGNGKLSKRDGDRLGFPVFPLQWKDPKSGETSSGYREAGYFPEAFVNLLALLGWNPGTEQEIFSLSELVEAFSLDRVGKSGSKFDPEKAKWFNHQYLMQKPLEELGRELLRMAEAHGIAADIDKLTSIAGLMRERVHFVHELFDQAGFFFTAPTQYDEAFAKKRWKEDTPGILMDLAVVLESLEPFTAPAIHEAIHSFMENKEIGAGKLMPGLRLSLVGSGMGPDLSEIMVILGKEESIRRIQNAAETVKT, from the coding sequence ATGTCGAAAGTAAGAGTACGCTTTGCTCCAAGTCCAACCGGCCCCCTGCATATGGGCGGGGTACGCACCGCTTTGTACAACTACCTGTTTGCCAAAAAACACGGCGGCGATTTCCTCCTCCGCATTGAGGATACCGACCAGAACCGCTATGTTCCCGGTGCAGAGGAATACATCATGGAATCGCTCCGCTGGTGCGGCATCCACTGGGATGAAGGTCCCGAAAAGGGAGGACCCCTTGGACCCTACCGCCAGAGCGAACGTAAAGACCTTTACCGTCAGTATGCCATGCAACTCATCGAAAGCGGCAAGGCCTATTACGCTTTCGACACCCCCGAAGAGCTGGAGGCGATGCGCCAGCGCATCGAAACCGAAAAAAGCGGTAACCCTCAGTACGACAGCCGCTCAAGGCTCAGTATGAAGAATTCATTGACCCTTACAGAAGAAGAAATAGCCCAAAGGATCGCCTCCGGCGAAAACTATGTGATCCGTATCAAGACCCCGGAAGATGAGGAAATCGTGCTGGAAGACCTGATCCGGGGCACTGTCAAGGTACATTCATGGCAGCTCGATGACAAGGTATTGTTCAAAAGTGACGGGATGCCCACTTACCACCTGGCTAATGTGGTGGACGATTACCTGATGAAGATCACCCACGTGATCCGGGGTGAGGAGTGGCTGCCCTCGGCTCCCCTGCATGTATTGCTTTACCGCAGCCTGGGATGGGAAGCACAGATGCCCCGCTTCGCCCACCTGCCCCTGCTGCTCAAACCCGATGGTAACGGCAAACTCAGCAAGCGCGATGGCGACCGCCTTGGATTTCCTGTTTTTCCACTGCAGTGGAAAGATCCCAAATCGGGCGAAACCTCCAGCGGATATCGTGAAGCAGGCTATTTCCCCGAAGCCTTCGTCAACCTCCTTGCCCTTCTGGGATGGAACCCCGGCACCGAACAGGAGATCTTCAGCCTTAGCGAGCTGGTTGAAGCTTTCTCCCTCGACCGGGTGGGCAAATCCGGCTCAAAATTCGACCCTGAAAAGGCCAAATGGTTCAACCACCAGTACCTGATGCAGAAGCCCCTTGAAGAACTTGGCCGTGAACTGCTAAGGATGGCTGAGGCTCATGGGATCGCTGCTGATATTGATAAGCTGACCAGTATCGCAGGCCTGATGCGCGAACGGGTGCATTTTGTCCACGAGCTTTTCGACCAAGCCGGCTTTTTCTTTACCGCCCCCACGCAATACGATGAGGCTTTTGCCAAAAAGCGCTGGAAGGAAGATACCCCCGGCATCCTGATGGACCTTGCCGTGGTGCTCGAAAGCCTTGAACCCTTCACCGCCCCCGCCATCCACGAGGCCATCCACAGCTTTATGGAAAATAAGGAAATTGGCGCCGGCAAACTGATGCCCGGCCTCCGGCTGTCGCTGGTAGGCAGCGGCATGGGCCCCGACCTCTCAGAGATCATGGTCATCCTCGGCAAGGAAGAAAGTATCCGGCGTATCCAAAATGCCGCCGAAACCGTAAAGACCTGA
- a CDS encoding LysE family transporter — translation MFSVLIQGVILGFTMAFLIGPTFIALVQTSIHRGFRSGVQFAMGVVLSDLAFIALSYLGALQIFQNESNQVTMGFIGGLILMGFGAVTFTRKYVMPAPVSIEVRVKGQGVFKYIMKGFFMNIFNPFLLLFWIGVMGIASSKYTIPSREILVFFAGVIGMVFVADVFKSFIAHRIKRYLNARVLTVINRVVGVSLVLAGIVLIIRVCFFM, via the coding sequence ATGTTCTCTGTTCTGATTCAAGGCGTTATCCTGGGCTTCACCATGGCCTTCCTGATCGGGCCCACCTTCATTGCCCTGGTACAAACCAGCATTCACAGGGGTTTTCGCTCAGGCGTACAGTTTGCCATGGGCGTTGTGCTGAGCGACCTGGCCTTCATTGCCCTCAGCTACCTGGGCGCCCTGCAGATCTTTCAAAACGAAAGCAACCAGGTCACCATGGGCTTTATTGGCGGATTGATCCTGATGGGGTTCGGGGCGGTGACCTTTACCCGAAAATATGTGATGCCCGCCCCCGTCAGCATTGAAGTGCGGGTAAAAGGGCAAGGGGTCTTCAAGTATATAATGAAGGGGTTCTTTATGAACATCTTTAACCCCTTCCTGCTGCTGTTCTGGATCGGTGTGATGGGGATTGCCTCGTCAAAATACACCATCCCCTCACGCGAAATCCTTGTATTCTTTGCCGGGGTCATCGGAATGGTTTTTGTGGCCGATGTGTTTAAAAGCTTCATTGCCCATCGCATCAAGCGATACCTTAATGCCAGGGTACTGACCGTCATCAACCGTGTGGTTGGGGTTTCCCTGGTATTGGCCGGCATTGTGCTGATTATCAGGGTGTGTTTTTTTATGTGA
- a CDS encoding GH3 auxin-responsive promoter family protein: protein MPILGSIIKRAIELKGRMPVIFSTREPEKVQRRELKKLLRKASSTAFGEHFGFSEMIRANDLVSQYQKRVPLYDYNQIFRDWWFRSLNGEPFVCWPGKVKYFALSSGTSEASSKYIPVTNDMLRAIKKTSTRQIFSLARYDFPRSFFEKGILMLGGSTHLQYNGTYYEGDLSGITTKNIPFWFEHFYKPGKRISKERDWPTKLDEIVKKARDWDIGVIVGVPAWWQILIEKIIDHYKLKNIHEIWPNLSIFVHGGVSFAPYVKGFEKLLGKPITYIETYLASEGFIAFQSRPNTNSMQLVLNNGLFYEFVPFNSSNFDGEGNLKPDAETLTIGQIEEGKEYALLLTTCAGAYRYLIGDTIKFTSKELSEIVITGRTKHFLNLCGEHLSQENMNMAIKMAEDQLNVEVREFTVAGIKYNSMFAHKWFVGTDSEVDAEVLRNAIDENLKILNDDYRVERIAAIREVMVEVLPPAVFYQWMRSKGKEGSQNKFPRVVKGAVYEEWEAFVKQQKPV, encoded by the coding sequence ATGCCCATTTTAGGATCCATCATTAAACGGGCCATCGAGCTGAAAGGCAGAATGCCCGTTATTTTCAGCACCAGGGAACCTGAGAAGGTCCAGCGCAGGGAGCTGAAAAAGCTTCTGCGCAAAGCCTCTTCCACCGCCTTTGGTGAACATTTTGGGTTCAGTGAAATGATTCGCGCAAACGACCTGGTCAGCCAATACCAAAAGCGCGTACCCCTTTACGACTACAACCAAATCTTCCGCGATTGGTGGTTTCGCTCGCTCAATGGCGAGCCCTTCGTTTGCTGGCCAGGTAAAGTAAAGTATTTTGCCCTGAGCAGCGGCACATCTGAAGCCTCCAGCAAATACATCCCCGTTACCAATGATATGCTGCGGGCCATAAAGAAAACCAGCACCCGCCAGATCTTTTCCCTGGCACGCTACGACTTTCCCAGGTCTTTTTTTGAAAAAGGCATCCTGATGCTGGGCGGAAGCACTCACCTTCAATACAACGGGACCTATTACGAAGGCGACCTCTCGGGCATCACCACCAAGAACATCCCTTTCTGGTTCGAGCATTTCTATAAGCCCGGCAAGCGAATCTCAAAGGAACGCGACTGGCCCACCAAACTCGATGAGATCGTCAAGAAAGCCAGGGACTGGGACATTGGGGTCATTGTAGGCGTACCGGCCTGGTGGCAGATCCTTATCGAAAAGATCATCGACCACTACAAGCTGAAGAACATTCATGAGATCTGGCCAAACCTGAGCATCTTTGTCCACGGCGGCGTGTCGTTCGCCCCTTATGTCAAAGGTTTCGAAAAGTTGCTGGGCAAACCCATCACCTATATTGAGACCTACCTGGCCTCCGAAGGCTTTATTGCCTTCCAGTCGCGCCCCAACACCAACAGCATGCAACTGGTGTTGAATAATGGTTTGTTTTATGAGTTCGTGCCATTCAACAGCAGTAATTTCGACGGTGAAGGCAACCTGAAACCCGATGCCGAGACCCTGACCATCGGGCAAATTGAAGAAGGTAAGGAATACGCCCTGCTGTTGACCACCTGTGCCGGGGCATACCGCTATCTTATTGGCGACACCATCAAGTTTACCAGCAAGGAGCTCAGCGAGATCGTCATCACCGGCCGCACCAAGCATTTCCTTAACCTCTGCGGCGAGCACCTCTCGCAGGAGAATATGAACATGGCCATCAAAATGGCTGAAGACCAGCTGAATGTCGAGGTTCGCGAGTTCACCGTTGCCGGGATCAAGTACAACAGCATGTTTGCTCACAAATGGTTCGTAGGGACCGACAGTGAGGTAGACGCCGAAGTTTTGCGTAACGCCATCGACGAAAACCTCAAGATCCTGAACGACGACTACCGGGTGGAACGCATTGCCGCCATCCGTGAGGTGATGGTGGAAGTCTTGCCCCCGGCGGTGTTTTACCAGTGGATGCGATCAAAGGGCAAAGAAGGCTCACAAAATAAATTCCCAAGGGTAGTTAAAGGCGCTGTTTACGAAGAGTGGGAAGCTTTTGTCAAACAACAAAAACCAGTTTAA
- the lysS gene encoding lysine--tRNA ligase has product MSVRLSEQEQMRRDALNELLDMGINPYPADSFEVNVTARDIHENYPNDNNLYQDISLAGRIMSRRIMGNASFVELQDDTGRIQLYFNRDEICPGEDKSFYNVVFKRLLDIGDIIGVKGFVFVTRMGEITIHVKEYKILTKSLRPLPVVKEKGGHVYHAFTDAEQRYRQRHIDLIVNPQIKDTFRKRAQLVHSMRSFLLDKGYLEVETPVLQPIYGGAAARPFKTYHNTLDTTLYLRIANELYLKRLIVGGFEGVFEFAKDFRNEGMSRFHNPEFTQMELYVAYRDYEWMMNLVEEMVEKIALDLHGKTQVQVGEHLIDFKRPWTRFTMYGAIQHFTGTDVSEMDEDQMRSFAHSLGLETDPSMGRGKLIDEIFGEFCEPKLIQPTFITDYPVEMSPLAKKHRSKPGLVERFEAICNGKEICNAFSELNDPIDQRQRFEEQIELGRRGDPEAMILDEDFLHAIETGMPPTAGLGIGIDRLSMIMTNSPSIQDVLFFPQMRPEKTSTATGHEELFQAIGVPNTWIPVLQQAGFAEPAALKDANPNKVFNQLCGLRKKLKMDVPAPKPEEVKEWIEKAGT; this is encoded by the coding sequence ATGAGTGTGCGATTAAGCGAACAGGAGCAAATGCGCAGGGATGCGCTCAATGAATTGCTCGATATGGGCATAAACCCTTACCCGGCCGATAGTTTTGAAGTGAATGTCACAGCCCGGGATATCCACGAAAATTACCCCAATGACAATAACCTCTACCAGGACATCAGCCTGGCCGGCCGCATCATGAGCCGCCGCATTATGGGCAACGCCTCCTTTGTAGAGCTGCAGGACGACACCGGCCGCATCCAGCTTTACTTCAACCGCGATGAAATCTGTCCCGGCGAAGACAAGAGCTTCTACAATGTGGTGTTCAAGCGCCTGCTCGACATTGGCGACATCATTGGCGTGAAGGGCTTCGTGTTCGTCACGCGCATGGGCGAGATCACCATCCACGTGAAGGAATACAAGATCCTGACCAAATCGCTGCGTCCCCTGCCCGTTGTCAAAGAAAAGGGAGGCCACGTCTATCACGCCTTTACGGACGCCGAGCAGCGTTACCGCCAGCGTCATATCGACCTCATTGTAAACCCCCAGATAAAAGATACCTTCCGCAAGCGTGCACAGCTGGTGCATAGCATGCGCAGCTTCCTCCTCGACAAAGGTTACCTCGAGGTGGAAACCCCTGTATTGCAACCCATCTATGGAGGGGCTGCCGCCAGGCCATTTAAGACTTATCACAACACCCTTGATACAACCCTTTACCTCAGGATCGCCAATGAGCTTTACCTGAAACGACTTATTGTAGGCGGCTTCGAAGGCGTCTTCGAGTTCGCCAAGGACTTCCGCAACGAGGGCATGAGCCGCTTTCACAACCCCGAGTTCACCCAGATGGAACTTTATGTGGCTTACCGCGACTACGAGTGGATGATGAACCTAGTGGAAGAAATGGTCGAGAAGATCGCCCTCGACCTCCACGGCAAGACCCAGGTACAGGTTGGTGAGCACCTGATTGATTTCAAAAGGCCATGGACCCGTTTCACGATGTATGGTGCCATCCAGCACTTTACCGGCACCGATGTCTCGGAAATGGACGAAGACCAGATGCGCAGCTTCGCCCACAGCCTCGGACTGGAGACCGACCCCAGCATGGGCCGGGGGAAACTCATCGACGAGATCTTTGGCGAGTTTTGCGAACCCAAACTGATACAGCCCACTTTCATCACCGATTATCCGGTGGAGATGTCACCCCTGGCTAAGAAACACCGCAGCAAGCCCGGGCTGGTCGAACGCTTCGAGGCCATCTGCAACGGCAAGGAGATCTGCAATGCTTTTTCCGAACTTAATGACCCCATCGACCAGCGTCAGCGCTTTGAAGAACAAATCGAGCTGGGTCGCCGTGGGGACCCCGAGGCCATGATCCTCGACGAAGATTTTCTGCACGCCATTGAGACGGGCATGCCCCCCACCGCTGGCCTGGGTATCGGCATCGACCGACTGAGCATGATCATGACCAACAGCCCCTCTATTCAGGATGTATTGTTCTTTCCCCAGATGCGGCCCGAGAAAACTTCCACGGCCACCGGCCACGAAGAGCTTTTCCAGGCCATCGGCGTACCCAACACCTGGATCCCCGTCCTGCAACAAGCCGGTTTTGCAGAACCTGCAGCCCTGAAGGATGCCAATCCCAACAAGGTATTTAATCAATTATGCGGCCTGCGCAAAAAACTTAAAATGGATGTGCCTGCCCCAAAACCTGAAGAAGTGAAGGAATGGATTGAAAAAGCCGGAACCTGA
- a CDS encoding M14 family zinc carboxypeptidase has translation MKRLFTLSLFVLLTMAAAAQQPVYSRLKINMEGRELRELAELGVDTESMEYRPGLYVIGEYSEKEQDRIAGAGFSFEVLIEDMSAYYSARNAGLDKAAIEASWRKPDPNRKYQTPENFSLGSMGGYLTYDELLAELDAMHAQYPDLISEKAPIGTILTIQWRPVYWLRISNNPDVEQDKPKVLYTALMHAREPIGMQQMIYQMWYLLENYGTDPEITYLMDNVEMYFVPCINPDGYIYNQQTNPNGGGMYRKNMRLNGDGSYGVDLNRNFGYFWGHDDSGSSSTPSSMTYRGTAPFSEPETQIVKYFAEQFDFDLALNNHTYSDLLIYPWGYQNQLTPDGEIFSSFAELLTRENNYTYGTCYETLNYLVNGGSDDWFYGEQETKDKVFAFTPEAGSPSDGFWPAMNRIEEICAGHTWMNLGLANLALSYAELKPLAAQQAETHYFYFPFEIKNLGLASPSSFTVSVEPISPLVISSGGPLVFEEMEVLETLVDSIQITLHPSTYAGLMYDFEVLLDNGSFIWRDTIRGYFGEAPVLFADNFETSENWSSTVWGLTSNQYVSAPNSMTDSPGGQYGNYANAVLTLNDPVDLSNHGMAFTEFSARWDIESNYDYVQLQVSENGGTSWTALPGLYTRSGSNNQDSGQHLWDGNQSTWVQEKISLEAFAGKEILMRFRLVSDVSLTKDGFYFDDFKIYALEDFEPLAPVITGQQPMTILMGETFSIELEWITVEDNFVSYPQGHTLEIIPGEDYSLEGDNIVPDPDFYGNLEVLLKVNNGILESEEYPFVVEVLNTMDTEELLQSNSLVFYNQLRKSLVLVPGNDFENGALQLTVFDLYGRKVHQEVISNAGGRQAIPLALRPGVYVFEIRGEQAFRGKFCVY, from the coding sequence ATGAAACGCCTTTTTACGTTATCCCTGTTTGTTTTACTCACTATGGCAGCGGCTGCCCAGCAGCCGGTTTATTCGCGTCTGAAAATCAATATGGAAGGACGCGAGCTCAGGGAGCTGGCCGAACTGGGTGTGGATACTGAAAGCATGGAATATCGCCCCGGATTGTATGTCATCGGGGAATACAGTGAGAAGGAGCAGGACCGCATCGCCGGGGCAGGGTTTTCTTTTGAGGTGCTGATTGAGGACATGTCGGCATATTACTCGGCAAGAAATGCCGGACTGGATAAGGCTGCCATTGAAGCATCGTGGCGCAAGCCAGACCCCAACCGGAAATACCAGACGCCTGAAAATTTTTCTTTGGGCAGTATGGGCGGGTATTTAACTTATGATGAGCTCCTTGCTGAACTGGATGCGATGCATGCGCAGTACCCTGATCTCATTTCAGAGAAGGCACCCATCGGAACCATTCTGACAATTCAGTGGCGTCCGGTTTACTGGCTGCGTATTTCAAACAATCCTGATGTTGAGCAGGATAAGCCCAAGGTGCTCTATACGGCTCTGATGCACGCCCGCGAGCCGATTGGCATGCAACAGATGATTTACCAGATGTGGTATCTGCTGGAAAACTACGGGACAGATCCCGAGATTACTTACCTGATGGATAATGTTGAGATGTATTTTGTGCCTTGCATTAACCCTGACGGATACATCTATAATCAACAGACCAATCCCAACGGGGGCGGGATGTACCGTAAGAACATGCGGCTGAATGGGGACGGAAGCTATGGGGTGGACCTGAACCGGAACTTTGGGTATTTCTGGGGGCACGATGACTCGGGTTCCTCTTCAACCCCTTCTTCTATGACTTATCGAGGCACCGCTCCTTTTTCGGAACCCGAGACCCAGATCGTGAAATATTTTGCCGAGCAGTTTGATTTCGACCTTGCGCTGAACAACCATACTTATTCCGACCTGCTGATTTATCCTTGGGGGTACCAGAATCAGCTTACTCCCGATGGTGAGATCTTTTCGTCTTTTGCGGAGCTTCTTACCCGGGAAAATAATTATACATATGGAACCTGTTACGAAACCCTGAACTATCTTGTCAACGGGGGCTCTGACGACTGGTTTTACGGTGAACAGGAAACCAAGGATAAAGTGTTTGCCTTTACGCCTGAGGCGGGCAGTCCCTCGGATGGGTTTTGGCCAGCAATGAACCGCATCGAAGAGATTTGCGCCGGACATACCTGGATGAACCTTGGCCTGGCCAACCTGGCACTGTCCTATGCCGAACTCAAGCCTTTAGCAGCGCAGCAGGCGGAAACACATTATTTTTATTTCCCCTTTGAAATAAAAAACCTGGGGCTTGCCTCTCCTTCAAGCTTCACAGTTTCTGTGGAACCCATCAGTCCCCTGGTCATCTCAAGCGGGGGCCCCCTGGTATTCGAAGAGATGGAAGTTTTGGAAACGCTTGTTGATTCCATACAAATTACCCTTCACCCATCGACTTACGCTGGGTTAATGTATGATTTCGAGGTGTTGCTTGACAATGGGAGTTTTATCTGGCGCGATACCATCAGAGGATATTTTGGGGAGGCCCCCGTGTTGTTTGCTGACAATTTTGAAACATCCGAAAACTGGAGCAGCACGGTTTGGGGTCTGACCAGCAACCAATACGTTTCGGCCCCTAACTCTATGACCGACAGCCCGGGCGGGCAGTATGGCAATTATGCCAATGCGGTATTAACCCTGAATGATCCGGTGGACCTCAGCAATCACGGGATGGCATTTACAGAGTTCTCAGCACGCTGGGACATTGAAAGTAATTATGACTACGTGCAGTTGCAGGTCTCGGAAAATGGAGGAACGAGCTGGACGGCCTTGCCAGGCCTTTACACCCGCAGTGGTTCGAATAACCAAGACTCGGGGCAACATCTGTGGGACGGGAATCAAAGCACCTGGGTGCAGGAAAAGATCTCGCTGGAAGCTTTTGCCGGCAAGGAAATCCTGATGCGCTTTCGCCTGGTGAGCGATGTCAGCCTCACCAAGGATGGCTTTTATTTTGATGACTTTAAAATTTATGCCCTGGAAGACTTTGAGCCTTTGGCCCCGGTGATCACCGGGCAACAGCCGATGACCATCCTTATGGGAGAAACGTTCTCCATCGAATTGGAATGGATAACAGTAGAAGATAATTTTGTCAGCTATCCCCAGGGTCATACGCTGGAGATCATTCCGGGCGAGGATTATTCACTGGAAGGGGATAATATTGTCCCCGACCCGGATTTTTACGGCAACCTGGAGGTTTTGCTGAAGGTGAATAACGGCATCCTTGAAAGTGAGGAATACCCCTTTGTGGTGGAGGTGCTGAATACGATGGATACTGAAGAACTGCTGCAAAGTAATTCCCTTGTTTTTTATAATCAACTGAGGAAATCCCTGGTGCTGGTTCCGGGCAACGACTTTGAAAACGGAGCATTGCAGCTGACGGTCTTTGACCTTTATGGGCGAAAAGTCCATCAGGAGGTCATTTCGAACGCTGGCGGAAGACAAGCTATTCCCCTGGCACTCAGGCCAGGTGTATACGTCTTTGAGATAAGGGGAGAGCAAGCCTTCAGGGGTAAGTTTTGCGTATATTAA